From the Cervus elaphus chromosome 20, mCerEla1.1, whole genome shotgun sequence genome, one window contains:
- the TTC39A gene encoding tetratricopeptide repeat protein 39A isoform X3 — MTALDLFLTNQFSEALNYLKPRTKESMYHSLTYATILEMQAMMTFDPQDILLAGNMMKEAQSLCQRHRKKSSVTDSFSSLVHRPTMDQFTEEEIHAEVCYAECLLQRAALTFLQDENMVSFIKGGIKVRNSYQTYKELDSLVQSSQYCKGENHRHFEGGVKLGVGAFNLTLSMLPTRILRLLEFVGFSGNKDYGLLQLQEGASGHSLRAALCVMLLLCYHTFLTFVLGTGNVNIEEAEKLLRPYLKRYPKGAIFLFFAGRIEVIKGNVDAAIRRFEECCEAQQHWKQFHHMCYWELMWCFTYKGQWKMAYFYADLLSKENSWSKATYIYMKAAYLSMFGKEDYKPFGDDEVELFRAVPGLKLKIAGKSLPTEKFAIRKSRRYLSPKPISLPIPALEMMYIWNGYAVIGKQPELTDGILEIIIKAEEMLEKGPENEYSADDECLVKLLKGLCLKYLGRVQEAEENFRSISANEKRIKYDHYLIPNALLELALLSMEQGRNEEAVKLLETAKQNYKNYSMESRTHFRIQAATLQAKSSLEKGNRSMVSSVSL; from the exons ATGACCGCCCTTGACCTCTTCCTCACCAACCAGTTCTCAGAAGCACTCAACTACCTCAAGCCCAG AACCAAGGAAAGCATGTACCACTCACTGACTTATGCCACCATCCTGGAGATGCAGGCTATGATGACCTTTGACCCCCAGGACATCCTACTTGCTGGCAACATGATGAAGGAGGCACAGTCGCTCTGTCAGAG GCACCGGAAGAAGTCCTCCGTAACAGATTCCTTCAGCAGCCTGGTGCACCGTCCCACTATGGACCAGTTCACAGAAG AGGAAATCCACGCTGAGGTCTGCTATGCAGAATGCCTGCTGCAGAGAGCGGCCCTGACCTTCCTACAG GATGAGAACATGGTGAGCTTCATCAAGGGCGGCATCAAAGTTCGAAACAGCTACCAGACCTACAA GGAGCTGGACAGCCTGGTGCAGTCCTCACAGTACTGCAAGGGGGAGAACCACAGGCACTTTGAAGGAGGGGTGAAGCTCGGCGTGGGAGCCTTCAACCTG ACGCTGTCCATGCTTCCTACCAGGATCCTGCGGCTGCTCGAGTTCGTAGGGTTTTCAGGAAACAAG GACTATGGGCTGCTGCAGCTGCAGGAGGGGGCGTCGGGGCACAGCCTCCGCGCCGCGCTCTGCGTCATGCTGCTGCTCTGCTACCACACGTTCCTCACCTTCGTGCTCG GCACCGGCAACGTCAACATCGAGGAGGCAGAGAAGCTCTTGAGACCCTACCTGAAGCGATACCCTAAG GGCGCCATCTTCCTGTTCTTTGCGGGGCGGATTGAAGTCATTAAAGGCAATGTTGATGCG GCCATCCGGCGGTTCGAGGAGTGCTGTGAGGCCCAGCAGCACTGGAAGCAGTTCCACCACATGTGCTACTGGGAGCTGATGTGGTGCTTCACCTACAAGGGCCAGTGGAAGATGGCTTACTTCTACGCAGACCTGCTCAGCAAGGAGAACTCCTGGTCCAAG GCCACCTACATCTACATGAAGGCCGCCTACCTCAGCATGTTTGGGAAGGAGGACTACAAACCGTTCGGAGATGACGAAGTGGAGTTGTTTAG AGCTGTGCCAGGCCTGaaactcaagattgctgggaaatcTCTACCCACAGAGAAGTTTGCCATCCGGAAGTCCAGACGCTACCTCTCCCCTAAACCTATCTCATTGCCCATCCCTGCTCTG GAAATGATGTACATTTGGAATGGCTATGCTGTGATTGGGAAGCAGCCGGAACTCACAGACGGGATCCTTGAGATTATCATCAAGGCTGAAGAGATGCTGGAAAAGGGCCCAG AGAATGAGTACTCAGCGGATGATGAGTGCTTGGTGAAGCTGCTGAAAGGCCTGTGTCTGAAATATCTGGGCCGTGTCCAGGAGGCTGAGGAGAATTTCAGGAGCATCTCTGCCAA TGAAAAGAGGATTAAATATGACCACTACTtgatcccaaatgccctgctggAGCTGGCCCTGCTGTCTATGGAGCAAGGCAGAAATGAAGAGGCTGTCAAACTCTTGGAAACTGCCAA GCAAAACTATAAGAATTATTCCATGGAGTCAAGGACACATTTTCGAATCCAGGCAGCCACACTCCAAGCCAAGTCTTCCCTAGAAAAAGGCAACAGATCTATGGTCTCATCAGTGTCCTTGTAG
- the TTC39A gene encoding tetratricopeptide repeat protein 39A isoform X2 → MAFLTAWKGAASGKSDYRTPVSSLHEALDQCMTALDLFLTNQFSEALNYLKPRTKESMYHSLTYATILEMQAMMTFDPQDILLAGNMMKEAQSLCQRHRKKSSVTDSFSSLVHRPTMDQFTEEEIHAEVCYAECLLQRAALTFLQDENMVSFIKGGIKVRNSYQTYKELDSLVQSSQYCKGENHRHFEGGVKLGVGAFNLTLSMLPTRILRLLEFVGFSGNKDYGLLQLQEGASGHSLRAALCVMLLLCYHTFLTFVLGTGNVNIEEAEKLLRPYLKRYPKGAIFLFFAGRIEVIKGNVDAAIRRFEECCEAQQHWKQFHHMCYWELMWCFTYKGQWKMAYFYADLLSKENSWSKATYIYMKAAYLSMFGKEDYKPFGDDEVELFRAVPGLKLKIAGKSLPTEKFAIRKSRRYLSPKPISLPIPALEMMYIWNGYAVIGKQPELTDGILEIIIKAEEMLEKGPENEYSADDECLVKLLKGLCLKYLGRVQEAEENFRSISANEKRIKYDHYLIPNALLELALLSMEQGRNEEAVKLLETAKQNYKNYSMESRTHFRIQAATLQAKSSLEKGNRSMVSSVSL, encoded by the exons GACTCCTGTGAGCAGCCTCCATGAGGCCCTGGACCAGTGCATGACCGCCCTTGACCTCTTCCTCACCAACCAGTTCTCAGAAGCACTCAACTACCTCAAGCCCAG AACCAAGGAAAGCATGTACCACTCACTGACTTATGCCACCATCCTGGAGATGCAGGCTATGATGACCTTTGACCCCCAGGACATCCTACTTGCTGGCAACATGATGAAGGAGGCACAGTCGCTCTGTCAGAG GCACCGGAAGAAGTCCTCCGTAACAGATTCCTTCAGCAGCCTGGTGCACCGTCCCACTATGGACCAGTTCACAGAAG AGGAAATCCACGCTGAGGTCTGCTATGCAGAATGCCTGCTGCAGAGAGCGGCCCTGACCTTCCTACAG GATGAGAACATGGTGAGCTTCATCAAGGGCGGCATCAAAGTTCGAAACAGCTACCAGACCTACAA GGAGCTGGACAGCCTGGTGCAGTCCTCACAGTACTGCAAGGGGGAGAACCACAGGCACTTTGAAGGAGGGGTGAAGCTCGGCGTGGGAGCCTTCAACCTG ACGCTGTCCATGCTTCCTACCAGGATCCTGCGGCTGCTCGAGTTCGTAGGGTTTTCAGGAAACAAG GACTATGGGCTGCTGCAGCTGCAGGAGGGGGCGTCGGGGCACAGCCTCCGCGCCGCGCTCTGCGTCATGCTGCTGCTCTGCTACCACACGTTCCTCACCTTCGTGCTCG GCACCGGCAACGTCAACATCGAGGAGGCAGAGAAGCTCTTGAGACCCTACCTGAAGCGATACCCTAAG GGCGCCATCTTCCTGTTCTTTGCGGGGCGGATTGAAGTCATTAAAGGCAATGTTGATGCG GCCATCCGGCGGTTCGAGGAGTGCTGTGAGGCCCAGCAGCACTGGAAGCAGTTCCACCACATGTGCTACTGGGAGCTGATGTGGTGCTTCACCTACAAGGGCCAGTGGAAGATGGCTTACTTCTACGCAGACCTGCTCAGCAAGGAGAACTCCTGGTCCAAG GCCACCTACATCTACATGAAGGCCGCCTACCTCAGCATGTTTGGGAAGGAGGACTACAAACCGTTCGGAGATGACGAAGTGGAGTTGTTTAG AGCTGTGCCAGGCCTGaaactcaagattgctgggaaatcTCTACCCACAGAGAAGTTTGCCATCCGGAAGTCCAGACGCTACCTCTCCCCTAAACCTATCTCATTGCCCATCCCTGCTCTG GAAATGATGTACATTTGGAATGGCTATGCTGTGATTGGGAAGCAGCCGGAACTCACAGACGGGATCCTTGAGATTATCATCAAGGCTGAAGAGATGCTGGAAAAGGGCCCAG AGAATGAGTACTCAGCGGATGATGAGTGCTTGGTGAAGCTGCTGAAAGGCCTGTGTCTGAAATATCTGGGCCGTGTCCAGGAGGCTGAGGAGAATTTCAGGAGCATCTCTGCCAA TGAAAAGAGGATTAAATATGACCACTACTtgatcccaaatgccctgctggAGCTGGCCCTGCTGTCTATGGAGCAAGGCAGAAATGAAGAGGCTGTCAAACTCTTGGAAACTGCCAA GCAAAACTATAAGAATTATTCCATGGAGTCAAGGACACATTTTCGAATCCAGGCAGCCACACTCCAAGCCAAGTCTTCCCTAGAAAAAGGCAACAGATCTATGGTCTCATCAGTGTCCTTGTAG